The genomic interval TTTTCTTTCTCCAATGCCCACTTTAAATAGTGAGAGTAGGCCTCTAGTAATCGCAGCAGGTTTTTCTTCTCAATGAAGCGGGCGCTGCTAAGAAAATAATGACATGGTAATCCTAGGCGGGAGCGATGTTCATTGGCAGAAAGTCGTACCTTGGCGGCCTGAGTTTTAAAATAATCGTTGTCCACAGCATCATAGCCGAGAAATACTCGGCTCCCTGGCATTCCAAGCATTTTGACATATTCAGCCTGCGGTGTACCACCAACCAACGCTGCAGAGTACTGTTTTACAATTTTTCGTTTCAACCATTCATAATACCATTTTCGATCCGCGTCGTGGACGGTTGATTCTGACATCAATATGGCTGGCACACGATGCCGCACACACCACTGCAAGGCAAATAACGACTCTTCCATTCCCCATCCTGGGAGTACGCAGGCTGTAGGTGCCATTTCTGTTAGCACTTTTGTTAGTCTCTTATTAGCTTGTTGCTTCTCTCTGACACTACCAGGCAGGTTGTCTACTATAATATGTCTATCAAAACCGGCATTTCCAGCTATGGATTCCCACGCATAAGTAGTATCACCTGCTGCATACTCAACTGCGGCAACATGAAAAAAGCTCGTTGCGGCCTTAAGTCTGGCAAAATGGTAAGGGCCCAAACGGCGAAAAATGACCGCAATTCGCTTCACTTTTATATTTTGTCTTTTAACTTGGGATACCTGTCAAACACGATAGACCAGGAGCTGGCAACATCTTCATGATTTAGTTCCGTGTCGGCTTGATTATCGGCCAAGAGTTGCGACATTATTTTTATAGCGGCTTAAACTTTTGCCACCATGTTCAATCACTCGTTGCACTGGTTGGAAATGAGCAGGGATAAGGTGCTCGAAAATCCTGAGTGTTATGGCACCAAAGACCACAGGCCAGAGCACCAGCAGTGTAAACTCACGCCCCATATTCGGAACAAGGGCAAGCCCCATGATGAATAGAAAAAAGCGCAGAGGATGGCTTTTCGGCGGCCATTGCCTTATCAGAAAATAACCATAGAGCGCCAACAATAGCCCGGCAGCAATCGGCCCAAGGTAGTCACCAAAATTGATAGCGCCTTGTCCGATTAATCCGGTGCTGATTGTTGCAGTTACCCCACCTTCAGCAGTACCATGCCCTCGCAAGGTGCTATAGGCGAAGCTCAGTGTTGGTTTCCCTGGCCATATCGCGCGCGGTATGGCATTTAGCGCCTGTGCAATATATTCCTTCCCATACTCAGGTTTTAATTGTCCCATTCGGTAGAATCCGTTAATATAGGCAAGCTCTTGAATCATATTGAGGCCTTCATGCTTAACCTCAGGATTCAGCGCCCCAAAGGGATCTTTAAGAAATGCTTGGAAGCCTGAATGTCGGAACTGTAGCATTGCCAGCATTGCATAATTTAAGACGACAAGAACGATTCCCCCGCCTAATATTTTTTTCCACATTTTAGCCCTGCTCAAAAGAAGATAAGAGAACAATCCTGGACACACGACGGCGAGTAACTGATTACGCGTTCCCAAGAGGAAAAAATAGGGCCATGTGATCACGATGAGTAAAAGCATCTGACCGCGTACCACCCGGTCACGAACCAAGACTGCGAGGAGCCCCATGAGGCCACAAACAAAAATGTAAAGGTAGCCCCCCGCTGCTATTAACCAGTCCCATGTCCCTCCTAGCGCTCCCCGTGCCCACATATGGGGGCTCCATCGCCCACCGACGGGAAACAATGCCCCCAAAATATCGCCGTCCATGCGTATAACGCCCCACACGAAGAGCATGGCCCAAATGCCGGCGATGGCGCCGGCCATTTTTCTTGCTGGCAACTGTGCAGAAATTTGATCGGCGGTTATACCGGCCACTTCCCGGTCATGCGTG from Verrucomicrobiia bacterium carries:
- a CDS encoding glycosyltransferase; the protein is MKRIAVIFRRLGPYHFARLKAATSFFHVAAVEYAAGDTTYAWESIAGNAGFDRHIIVDNLPGSVREKQQANKRLTKVLTEMAPTACVLPGWGMEESLFALQWCVRHRVPAILMSESTVHDADRKWYYEWLKRKIVKQYSAALVGGTPQAEYVKMLGMPGSRVFLGYDAVDNDYFKTQAAKVRLSANEHRSRLGLPCHYFLSSARFIEKKNLLRLLEAYSHYLKWALEKENGSPLQAKYDPWHLVILGDGPLRPALESRTEQLQLKPYVHYPGFKQYHDLPFYYALADAFILASTSEQWGLVVNEAMASGLPILVSNRCGCAYDLVRDGFNGFQFDPFKVDEISLIMIQITRLSLEERNRMAANSVKIIADWGPERFAQGLHQAYECAVREPFNNNHFIDRFINSAIAYYQAR